A single window of Bombus pascuorum chromosome 1, iyBomPasc1.1, whole genome shotgun sequence DNA harbors:
- the LOC132916471 gene encoding haloacid dehalogenase-like hydrolase domain-containing protein 2 isoform X2, which yields MAKQIKMVLIDLSGTLHIDNSAIPGAVEALHSSLAAARKLIISRKLNPMLFIDPAANEDFDDLIRNDDKKDAVVIGLAPDKFNYEKLTKAFRLLLDGASLIAIHKGRYYKRPDGLALGPGAFIAGLEYSADIKAEIVGKPAAEFFKAALGDIPPEEAIMIGDDVKDDVAGAQAIGIRGLLVQTGKYRDGDENTITPPPTKVCSSFVQAVEFILKKEI from the exons atggcgaaacaaataaaaatggtACTAATAGATCTTAGTGGAACACTGCATATTGATAATTCAGCGATTCCAGGTGCTGTAGAAGCTCTACACAG TTCTTTAGCTGCAGCGAGGAAATTGATTATTTCGCGGAAATTAAATCCAATGTTATTTATTGATCCTGCTGCTAATGAAGATTTCGATGATTTAATAAGAAATGACGATAAAAAAGATGCTGTAGTAATAGGATTGGCTCCAGATAAGttcaattatgaaaaattgacCAAAGCATTCAG ATTGCTGTTAGATGGCGCATCGCTCATAGCCATTCATAAAGGGCGGTATTATAAAAGGCCAGATGGTTTAGCTCTAGGACCAGGCGCATTTATCGCTGGTTTAGAATATTCCGCTGATATCAAGGCAGAAATTGTCGGAAAACCAGCTGCAGAATTCTTCAAAGCTGCTTTGGGAGATATACCTCCAGAAGAAGCGATTATGATAGGCGAT GACGTTAAAGATGACGTAGCTGGTGCACAAGCTATCGGTATCAGAGGACTTTTGGTACAAACTGGAAAGTATCGAGATGGAGATGAAAATACAATTACACCGCCGCCTACAAAAGTATGCAGCTCTTTTGTCCAAGCTGTAgaatttattcttaaaaaagaaatttaa
- the LOC132916334 gene encoding uncharacterized protein LOC132916334 isoform X2 produces MASKYFRIPKLPVGIDCTLSILHVCIRDREWTPKIRNAELPVTYENDLCLMYSTTVMRVLNHISNIGHTKQTSLFQIAKQLNIPEWIVNLRHDTAHGYEIPSLDVLRIAVNILLAWLHDQYWAVEAKRMEEYLIAIESMKYQKAEEVQDFDDLVELWTSVSLYIHVGYHLVSNVPDPQLKETLQDLRSYAISLLEEDSGNMESDNDNYIDAASNDIINDKKYTLETARIVLLSEISRYLSKKSIPDKKDIVCNTLLNSEVFLPSKDMLSIFTQSESIENKLEKDVLPLEMLMFWKDIIFLLCEKDIMEALIIKLLVLIKNEEVNKERKLLASLWISSITYSFLKLDNAHNIARDLEYQLEQMNKRLPPKVFELKVKEETDRTYPHLKCVLWFNLSYMILPCLINMKFVSKLILEVNEFSLKFIVPILELIHIKIGNENKQLLLDLMSFYTMVPLDKNDTNFPEYEQIFTLNDLKDNEYLLDIYEEQSKEVDKISQFSPDQETRNIWNLAVATHNWAECPIGVLPWQKDTLEFMEPLDNFVVQKCDTVGCEIIPGSINRKRLKMDGQINWDNVLRQKKRLKRKQERRKTDIIMNKALETVKKRK; encoded by the exons ATGGCAAGCAAG tattttaGGATACCAAAATTGCCAGTAGGCATTGATTGTACTCTTTCAATTTTGCACGTGTGTATTAGAGACCGTGAATGGACTCCTAAAATTAGAAATGCCGAGTTGCCAGTTACCTATGAAAATGACTTATGTCTGATGTATTCAACTACAGTAATGAGAGTTTTAAATCATATATCTAACATAGGACACACGAAACAAACATCCTTGTTTCAAATAGCAAAGCAGCTTAATATTCCAGAGTGGATAGTAAATTTAAGACATGATACTGCTCATGGTTATGAAATTCCATCCCTTGATGTATTGAGAATAGctgtaaatatattactagCATGgttacat GATCAATATTGGGCAGTTGAAGCTAAAAGAATGGAAGAATATTTGATTGCCATAGAATCTATGAAATACCAGAAGGCTGAAGAAGTACAGGATTTTGATGATTTAGTTGAACTCTGGACTTCTGTAAGTTTGTATATTCATGTTGGCTATCATCTGGTATCAAATGTTCCAGACCCTCAATTGAA GGAAACATTACAAGATCTGCGTTCGTATGCTATCTCTTTATTAGAAGAAGATAGTGGAAATATGGAAAGTGATAATGATAACTACATAGATGCTGCCagtaatgatataataaatgataaaaagtaCACATTAGAAACTGCAAGAATTGTTCTTTTATCTGAAATATCTAGGTATCTTAGTAAAAAGTCTATACCGGATAAGAAGGATATAGTTTGTAATACATTGCTCAATTCGGAAGTATTTTTACCAAGCAAAGATATGTTATCAATTTTTACTCAAAGTGAgagtattgaaaataaattggagAAAGATGTTTTGCCATTAGAGATGTTAATGTTTtggaaagatataatatttctattgtgtgaaaaagatataatggaagcgttaattataaaattacttgtattgataaaaaatgaagaagtaaataaagaaaggaaattattaGCTTCTTTATGGATAAGTTCTATAACATATAGTTTTTTGAAATTAGATAACGCACACAACATAGCTAGAGATTTAGAATATCAGTTAGAACAGATGAATAAAAGATTACCACCAAAAGTTTTTGAACTTAAAGTCAAAGAAGAGACAGATCGTACTTATCCACACTTGAAATGCGTATTATGgtttaatttatcatatatGATACTGCCATGCttaattaatatgaaatttgtttcaaaacttATATTAGAGGTAAATGAATTTTCGCTTAAATTCATTGTACCTATCTTagaattaatacatataaaaataggtAATGAAAACAAACAGTTACTGTTGGATTTAATGAGTTTTTATACAATGGTACCACTTGATAAgaatgatacaaattttcctgaatatgaacaaatttttactcTAAATGATCTTAAAGATAATGAATATCTACTAGACATATATGAAGAACAAAGTAAGGAGGTAGATAAAATATCTCAATTTTCACCTGATCAAGAAACTCGAAATATTTGGAACTTGGCAGTTG CAACCCATAATTGGGCAGAATGTCCAATTGGTGTGCTTCCATGGCAAAAAGATACATTGGAATTTATGGAGCCACTCGATAATTTCGTAGTACAGAAATGTGATACTGTAGGATGTGAAATTATTCCTGGAAGTATAAATAGGAAACGCTTAAAAATGGATGGTCAAATTAATTGGGATAATGTTTTGAGACaaaagaaacgtttaaaacgaaaacaggaacgaagaaagacagatattataatgaataaagcACTGGAAACtgttaaaaaacgaaaatag
- the LOC132916471 gene encoding haloacid dehalogenase-like hydrolase domain-containing protein 2 isoform X1 → MAKQIKMVLIDLSGTLHIDNSAIPGAVEALHRLRNAGIPLKFVTNTTKESGNFLYGRLTKLGFDIKKEEIFSSLAAARKLIISRKLNPMLFIDPAANEDFDDLIRNDDKKDAVVIGLAPDKFNYEKLTKAFRLLLDGASLIAIHKGRYYKRPDGLALGPGAFIAGLEYSADIKAEIVGKPAAEFFKAALGDIPPEEAIMIGDDVKDDVAGAQAIGIRGLLVQTGKYRDGDENTITPPPTKVCSSFVQAVEFILKKEI, encoded by the exons atggcgaaacaaataaaaatggtACTAATAGATCTTAGTGGAACACTGCATATTGATAATTCAGCGATTCCAGGTGCTGTAGAAGCTCTACACAG ACTTCGAAACGCTGGTATACCGCTTAAATTCGTCACAAATACAACGAAAGAATCCGGCAATTTTTTATATGGTCGATTGACAAAACTCGGTTTTGATAttaagaaggaagaaattttCAGTTCTTTAGCTGCAGCGAGGAAATTGATTATTTCGCGGAAATTAAATCCAATGTTATTTATTGATCCTGCTGCTAATGAAGATTTCGATGATTTAATAAGAAATGACGATAAAAAAGATGCTGTAGTAATAGGATTGGCTCCAGATAAGttcaattatgaaaaattgacCAAAGCATTCAG ATTGCTGTTAGATGGCGCATCGCTCATAGCCATTCATAAAGGGCGGTATTATAAAAGGCCAGATGGTTTAGCTCTAGGACCAGGCGCATTTATCGCTGGTTTAGAATATTCCGCTGATATCAAGGCAGAAATTGTCGGAAAACCAGCTGCAGAATTCTTCAAAGCTGCTTTGGGAGATATACCTCCAGAAGAAGCGATTATGATAGGCGAT GACGTTAAAGATGACGTAGCTGGTGCACAAGCTATCGGTATCAGAGGACTTTTGGTACAAACTGGAAAGTATCGAGATGGAGATGAAAATACAATTACACCGCCGCCTACAAAAGTATGCAGCTCTTTTGTCCAAGCTGTAgaatttattcttaaaaaagaaatttaa
- the LOC132916349 gene encoding splicing factor 1-like isoform X1: MNQSRNFTSLLNPSYLQNAQQNAATANAAAAAAAAAAAVSAAIANGTQLNSNSNSTTNNTRKREAEGDVKQEKETKEERRKRRKTRWSGSEHDKTFIPGMPTVLPTNLTPEQEKAYLFQLQIEEISRKLRTGDLGIPLNPEERSPSPEPIYSSDGKRLNTREYRTRRKLEEERHNLIQKILKINPEFKPPPDYKPPIIRVHDKVMIPQEEHPDINFVGLLIGPRGNTLKSMEKETGAKIIIRGKGSVKEGKVGRKDGQPLPGEDEPLHAYITANNLDAVKKAVERIHEIIRQGVEVPEGQNDLRRNQLRELALLNGTLRENDGPRCTNCGASDHKSWLCPDKPNVTNNIVCSSCGGAGHIARDCRSKRPGQGGPAAAGMGGMGPGGDKAKIDEEYMSLMAELGEGPPPDRSKTGQPRQPNPNPNYPGLFDRQQAPRALMAAPAHPPPQMMQGGPMMPPPGMAPPPWSQGEVNNMNGMNMQWQPPVSMPPPPGVMQPPPPPPGSTSQPNIPPLMPWMAGNNQPPPPGQMPPTQIPPPGMGIPPWQQGQQGPMRPPPPGTAPPPGFPGWQPQQMGGWPPAAPVPPPPQQQTPAPPGIDLNTLPTLLAQPPPPPPPTS; encoded by the exons ATGAATCAGTCACGAAATTTCACATCATTATTGAATCCAAGTTATTTGCAAAACGCCCAACAAAATGCTGCGACTGCGAATGCGGCTGCTGCTGCGGCTGCAGCAGCTGCCGCGGTGAGTGCCGCGATTGCTAATGGAACGCAGTTGAACTCCAATTCTAATTCCACGACAAATAACACGAGAAAACGTGAAGCAGAAG GTGATGTTAAACAGGAAAAAGAGACGAAAGAGGAACGtaggaagaggaggaaaacTAGATGGAGCGGTAGTGAACATGACAAAACTTTTATACCAGGCATGCCTACGGTTCTACCAACAAACCTGACTCCTGAACAGGAGAAGGCTTACCTCT TTCAGCTGCAGATTGAGGAAATCAGCAGGAAGCTACGCACTGGAGACCTTGGAATTCCACTTAACCCAGAGGAAAG atCTCCTTCTCCAGAACCCATATATAGTAGTGATGGTAAACGGTTGAATACAAGAGAATATCGTACTAGACGTAAATTGGAGGAGGAACGTCACAATCTTATTCAGAAGATTCTCAAAATTAATCCAGAATTTAAACCACCGCCAGATTATaa accACCAATAATACGAGTGCATGATAAAGTAATGATTCCTCAAGAGGAACATCCAGATATTAACTTTGTTGGCCTTTTGATTGGACCACGTGGAAATACATTGAAAT CAATGGAGAAGGAAACTGGAGCAAAGATAATAATTCGTGGTAAAGGTTCtgtaaaagaaggaaaagttgGAAGGAAAGATGGACAACCTTTACCTGGTGAAGATGAACCATTGCATGCATACATTACTGCTAATAATTTAGATGCCGTAAAGAAGGCTGTTGAAAGA aTTCATGAAATTATACGTCAAGGTGTGGAAGTACCTGAGGGGCAAAATGATTTACGACGTAATCAACTTAGAGAATTGGCTTTATTGAATGGAACATTGCGTGAAAATGATGGACCACGTTGTACTAATTGTGGTGCATCTGATCATAAATCATGGCTG TGTCCAGATAAACCCAacgtaacaaataatatagtaTGTTCGAGTTGCGGTGGAGCAGGTCACATTGCACGTGACTGTAGATCTAAGAGACCCGGTCAGGGTGGACCAGCTGCTGCGGGTATGGGTGGAATGGGACCGGGTGGAGATAAAGCTAAAATAGACGAGGAATATATGTCTCTTATGGCAGAATTGGGTGAAGGTCCACCACCTGATCGATCTAAAACCGGACAGCCTCGTCAACCAAATCCAAATCCCAATTATCCTGGTCTCTTTGATAG ACAACAAGCACCTCGTGCTTTAATGGCTGCACCAGCACATCCACCGCCACAAATGATGCAAGGTGGTCCAATGATGCCTCCACCAGGAATGGCTCCGCCACCTTGGAGTCAAGGAGAAGTGAATAACATGAATGGTATGAACATGCAATGGCAACCTCCTGTTAGTATGCCTCCACCACCTGGCGTGATGCAACCACCTCCACCACCGCCTGGTTCTACATCTCAACCAAATATCCCACCATTGATGCCTTGGATGGCTGGAAACAATCAACCACCACCACCAGGGCAAATGCCACCGACGCAAATTCCACCACCTGGAATGGGTATACCACCATGGCAGCAAGGACAACAGGGGCCAATGCGCCCACCTCCACCTGGAACTGCTCCCCCTCCAGGTTTTCCAGGATGGCAACCGCAACAGATGGGTGGATGGCCACCAGCAGCTCCAGTTCCTCCTCCACCTCAACAACAAACACCAGCTCCCCCTGGCATTGATCTCAACACTTTACCTACGTTATTGGCACAACCACCTCCTCCACCTCCACCAACTAGTTAG
- the LOC132916334 gene encoding uncharacterized protein LOC132916334 isoform X1, protein MALSVRQEGIKQVPWFSPAEWHLVFKQIYSNDFNEQIKGYEMLLTWQARIPKLPVGIDCTLSILHVCIRDREWTPKIRNAELPVTYENDLCLMYSTTVMRVLNHISNIGHTKQTSLFQIAKQLNIPEWIVNLRHDTAHGYEIPSLDVLRIAVNILLAWLHDQYWAVEAKRMEEYLIAIESMKYQKAEEVQDFDDLVELWTSVSLYIHVGYHLVSNVPDPQLKETLQDLRSYAISLLEEDSGNMESDNDNYIDAASNDIINDKKYTLETARIVLLSEISRYLSKKSIPDKKDIVCNTLLNSEVFLPSKDMLSIFTQSESIENKLEKDVLPLEMLMFWKDIIFLLCEKDIMEALIIKLLVLIKNEEVNKERKLLASLWISSITYSFLKLDNAHNIARDLEYQLEQMNKRLPPKVFELKVKEETDRTYPHLKCVLWFNLSYMILPCLINMKFVSKLILEVNEFSLKFIVPILELIHIKIGNENKQLLLDLMSFYTMVPLDKNDTNFPEYEQIFTLNDLKDNEYLLDIYEEQSKEVDKISQFSPDQETRNIWNLAVATHNWAECPIGVLPWQKDTLEFMEPLDNFVVQKCDTVGCEIIPGSINRKRLKMDGQINWDNVLRQKKRLKRKQERRKTDIIMNKALETVKKRK, encoded by the exons ATGGCGCTCTCCGTGAGACAAGAAGGTATAAAACAAGTACCATGGTTTTCTCC CGCAGAATGGCATCTAGTGTTCAAGCAGATATATTCCAATGATTTTAATGAACAGATCAAAGGGTATGAAATGCTACTTACATGGCAAGCAAG GATACCAAAATTGCCAGTAGGCATTGATTGTACTCTTTCAATTTTGCACGTGTGTATTAGAGACCGTGAATGGACTCCTAAAATTAGAAATGCCGAGTTGCCAGTTACCTATGAAAATGACTTATGTCTGATGTATTCAACTACAGTAATGAGAGTTTTAAATCATATATCTAACATAGGACACACGAAACAAACATCCTTGTTTCAAATAGCAAAGCAGCTTAATATTCCAGAGTGGATAGTAAATTTAAGACATGATACTGCTCATGGTTATGAAATTCCATCCCTTGATGTATTGAGAATAGctgtaaatatattactagCATGgttacat GATCAATATTGGGCAGTTGAAGCTAAAAGAATGGAAGAATATTTGATTGCCATAGAATCTATGAAATACCAGAAGGCTGAAGAAGTACAGGATTTTGATGATTTAGTTGAACTCTGGACTTCTGTAAGTTTGTATATTCATGTTGGCTATCATCTGGTATCAAATGTTCCAGACCCTCAATTGAA GGAAACATTACAAGATCTGCGTTCGTATGCTATCTCTTTATTAGAAGAAGATAGTGGAAATATGGAAAGTGATAATGATAACTACATAGATGCTGCCagtaatgatataataaatgataaaaagtaCACATTAGAAACTGCAAGAATTGTTCTTTTATCTGAAATATCTAGGTATCTTAGTAAAAAGTCTATACCGGATAAGAAGGATATAGTTTGTAATACATTGCTCAATTCGGAAGTATTTTTACCAAGCAAAGATATGTTATCAATTTTTACTCAAAGTGAgagtattgaaaataaattggagAAAGATGTTTTGCCATTAGAGATGTTAATGTTTtggaaagatataatatttctattgtgtgaaaaagatataatggaagcgttaattataaaattacttgtattgataaaaaatgaagaagtaaataaagaaaggaaattattaGCTTCTTTATGGATAAGTTCTATAACATATAGTTTTTTGAAATTAGATAACGCACACAACATAGCTAGAGATTTAGAATATCAGTTAGAACAGATGAATAAAAGATTACCACCAAAAGTTTTTGAACTTAAAGTCAAAGAAGAGACAGATCGTACTTATCCACACTTGAAATGCGTATTATGgtttaatttatcatatatGATACTGCCATGCttaattaatatgaaatttgtttcaaaacttATATTAGAGGTAAATGAATTTTCGCTTAAATTCATTGTACCTATCTTagaattaatacatataaaaataggtAATGAAAACAAACAGTTACTGTTGGATTTAATGAGTTTTTATACAATGGTACCACTTGATAAgaatgatacaaattttcctgaatatgaacaaatttttactcTAAATGATCTTAAAGATAATGAATATCTACTAGACATATATGAAGAACAAAGTAAGGAGGTAGATAAAATATCTCAATTTTCACCTGATCAAGAAACTCGAAATATTTGGAACTTGGCAGTTG CAACCCATAATTGGGCAGAATGTCCAATTGGTGTGCTTCCATGGCAAAAAGATACATTGGAATTTATGGAGCCACTCGATAATTTCGTAGTACAGAAATGTGATACTGTAGGATGTGAAATTATTCCTGGAAGTATAAATAGGAAACGCTTAAAAATGGATGGTCAAATTAATTGGGATAATGTTTTGAGACaaaagaaacgtttaaaacgaaaacaggaacgaagaaagacagatattataatgaataaagcACTGGAAACtgttaaaaaacgaaaatag
- the LOC132916287 gene encoding WD repeat-containing protein 48, translating into MAAHKTGGQSARKKVQVSMVIRDEMEKKHRAGVNSLQYDPALHRLYSAGRDSIIRIWNCKNMKDPYIQSMEHHTDWVNDIVLCCGGKNLISASSDTTVKVWNAHKGFCMSTLRTHKDYVKALAYAKDKEQVASAGLDKLIFLWDVNTLTALTASNNTVTTSSLSGNKDSIYSLAMNQIGTIIVSGSTEKVLRVWDPRNCTKLMKLRGHMDNIKALVLNRDGTQCLSASSDGTIKLWSLGQQRCIQTFRVHKEGVWALLATDTFSHVISGGRDKRVVMTELSCYPERYTVICEEKAPVLKMVMTPDQSSIWVATSESTINNWSISQKDWQELGIEDYCDSASGVTQNVRNTEPAQKILGGSAIRHCHVLNDRRHVLTKDTEENVALYDVLKARKVEDLGKVDFEQEIKKRNKMVYVPNWFSVDLKTGMLTIHLGQDENDCFSAWVSAKETGLAENDAVDQKVNYGNLLLQALLEHWWRPLHVDDENEGNSNDGNSSIHTRGGNLYFSVPTHTPVIFSEVGGRPLYRLLVRDAAGEMEGVLLNETVPAWVVNIVVDKNLPQFIKISFYLLPHATSGVKSLKRDRLIANDFIQIRKIAEHVCDRVLGAGSDSGSVSGIGNTVSGGSPPGDRTNTDSNADSSSLIEEKVELLCNDQVLDPSMDLRTVRHFIWKSSADLIIHYRPVK; encoded by the exons ATGGCAGCTCATAAGACAGGCGGGCAAAGTGCTCGAAAGAAAGTACAG GTATCCATGGTTATAAGAgatgaaatggaaaagaaacatAGAGCTGGAGTCAATTCATTACAATATGATCCAGCTTTGCATAGGCTTTACTCCGCAGGTAGAGATAGTATTATAAGGATATGGAAttgcaaaaatatgaaagatcCATATATTCAGTCAATGGAGCATCATACAGATTGGGTCAATGATATAGTATTGTGCTGTGGTGGCAAAAATT TGATATCAGCCAGTTCTGACACAACAGTAAAGGTATGGAATGCACACAAAGGTTTCTGCATGTCTACTTTAAGGACACATAAAGATTATGTAAAGGCTCTAGCATATGCAAAAGATAAAGAACAAGTTGCTAGTGCTGGTTTAGATAAATTAATCTTTCTATGGGATGTGAATACGTTAACTGCTCTCACAGCAAGCAACAATACAGTAACAA CATCATCTCTTAGTGGAAATAAAGACTCTATATATAGTCTTGCTATGAATCAGATTGGGACAATTATAGTGAGTGGTAGTACAGAAAAAGTTTTAAGAGTATGGGATCCAAGAAATTGTACCAAGTTAATGAAACTTCGTGGTCATATGGATAATATTAAAGCCTTAGTATTAAATAGAGATGGTACGCAGTGTTTGTCAGCCAGTTCTGATGGAACAATTAAACTTTGGTCACTGGGGCAACAAAGATGTATCCAAACCTTTAGAGTACATAAAGAAGGTGTTTGGGCATTGTTg GCAACAGATACCTTTAGTCATGTAATATCAGGAGGCAGAGACAAAAGAGTTGTAATGACTGAATTATCATGCTATCCTGAAAGGTATACAGTTATTTGTGAAGAAAAAGCACCTGTACTAAAAATGGTTATGACACCTGATCAATCCAGCATTTGGGTAGCAACTAGTGAATCTACTATAAATAATTGg TCTATAAGTCAAAAGGACTGGCAAGAATTAGGAATTGAAGACTATTGTGACTCCGCTAGTGGGGTAACACAGAATGTAAGAAATACAGAGCCTGCACAAAAAATATTGGGTGGCTCGGCAATACGGCATTGTCACGTCTTAAATGATCGAAGACACGTTTTAACGAAAGATACGGAAGAAAATGTAGCTTTATACGATGTATTAAAAGCGCGTAAAGTTGAAGATTTAGGAAAAGTAGATTTTGAACaggagataaaaaaaagaaataaaatggtgTATGTTCCAAACTGGTTTAGTGTAGATCTGAAAACTGGG atgtTGACCATCCATTTAGGTCAAGATGAAAATGACTGTTTTTCTGCATGGGTTTCTGCAAAAGAAACTGGTCTTGCAGAAAATGATGCGGTAGATCAAaaag tGAATTATGGAAATCTTTTGCTACAAGCTTTATTGGAACATTGGTGGAGGCCATTACATGTTGATGATGAAAATGAAGGCAATAGTAATGACGGTAATAGCTCTATACATACTAGAGgaggaaatttatatttctcagTACCAACCCATACACCTGTTATATTCag TGAAGTAGGAGGCAGACCTCTGTATAGATTATTAGTTAGAGATGCTGCAGGAGAAATGGAAGGAGTGCTATTAAATGAAACTGTTCCAGCATGGGTAGTTAATATTGTTGTGGATAAAAATCTCCCACAgttcattaaaatatcattttatcttCTTCCACATGCAACATCTGGtgtaaaaagtttaaaaag ggATCGCTTAATTGCAAAcgattttatacaaattcgtaAGATAGCAGAACATGTTTGCGATAGAGTGCTTGGTGCCGGAAGTGATTCGGGATCGGTATCAGGTATTGGAAATACAGTTTCTGGAGGATCTCCACCTGGAGACAGGACAAATACAGATTCAAATGCTGATAGTTCTTCGCTGATCGAGGAAAAAGTAGAATTGTTATGTAACGATCAAGTTTTAGATCCTTCTATGGATTTAAGAACT gTCAGAcattttatttggaaaagttCAGCAGacttaataattcattatcgGCCAGTAAAATAG
- the LOC132916349 gene encoding splicing factor 1-like isoform X2, with translation MPTVLPTNLTPEQEKAYLFQLQIEEISRKLRTGDLGIPLNPEERSPSPEPIYSSDGKRLNTREYRTRRKLEEERHNLIQKILKINPEFKPPPDYKPPIIRVHDKVMIPQEEHPDINFVGLLIGPRGNTLKSMEKETGAKIIIRGKGSVKEGKVGRKDGQPLPGEDEPLHAYITANNLDAVKKAVERIHEIIRQGVEVPEGQNDLRRNQLRELALLNGTLRENDGPRCTNCGASDHKSWLCPDKPNVTNNIVCSSCGGAGHIARDCRSKRPGQGGPAAAGMGGMGPGGDKAKIDEEYMSLMAELGEGPPPDRSKTGQPRQPNPNPNYPGLFDRQQAPRALMAAPAHPPPQMMQGGPMMPPPGMAPPPWSQGEVNNMNGMNMQWQPPVSMPPPPGVMQPPPPPPGSTSQPNIPPLMPWMAGNNQPPPPGQMPPTQIPPPGMGIPPWQQGQQGPMRPPPPGTAPPPGFPGWQPQQMGGWPPAAPVPPPPQQQTPAPPGIDLNTLPTLLAQPPPPPPPTS, from the exons ATGCCTACGGTTCTACCAACAAACCTGACTCCTGAACAGGAGAAGGCTTACCTCT TTCAGCTGCAGATTGAGGAAATCAGCAGGAAGCTACGCACTGGAGACCTTGGAATTCCACTTAACCCAGAGGAAAG atCTCCTTCTCCAGAACCCATATATAGTAGTGATGGTAAACGGTTGAATACAAGAGAATATCGTACTAGACGTAAATTGGAGGAGGAACGTCACAATCTTATTCAGAAGATTCTCAAAATTAATCCAGAATTTAAACCACCGCCAGATTATaa accACCAATAATACGAGTGCATGATAAAGTAATGATTCCTCAAGAGGAACATCCAGATATTAACTTTGTTGGCCTTTTGATTGGACCACGTGGAAATACATTGAAAT CAATGGAGAAGGAAACTGGAGCAAAGATAATAATTCGTGGTAAAGGTTCtgtaaaagaaggaaaagttgGAAGGAAAGATGGACAACCTTTACCTGGTGAAGATGAACCATTGCATGCATACATTACTGCTAATAATTTAGATGCCGTAAAGAAGGCTGTTGAAAGA aTTCATGAAATTATACGTCAAGGTGTGGAAGTACCTGAGGGGCAAAATGATTTACGACGTAATCAACTTAGAGAATTGGCTTTATTGAATGGAACATTGCGTGAAAATGATGGACCACGTTGTACTAATTGTGGTGCATCTGATCATAAATCATGGCTG TGTCCAGATAAACCCAacgtaacaaataatatagtaTGTTCGAGTTGCGGTGGAGCAGGTCACATTGCACGTGACTGTAGATCTAAGAGACCCGGTCAGGGTGGACCAGCTGCTGCGGGTATGGGTGGAATGGGACCGGGTGGAGATAAAGCTAAAATAGACGAGGAATATATGTCTCTTATGGCAGAATTGGGTGAAGGTCCACCACCTGATCGATCTAAAACCGGACAGCCTCGTCAACCAAATCCAAATCCCAATTATCCTGGTCTCTTTGATAG ACAACAAGCACCTCGTGCTTTAATGGCTGCACCAGCACATCCACCGCCACAAATGATGCAAGGTGGTCCAATGATGCCTCCACCAGGAATGGCTCCGCCACCTTGGAGTCAAGGAGAAGTGAATAACATGAATGGTATGAACATGCAATGGCAACCTCCTGTTAGTATGCCTCCACCACCTGGCGTGATGCAACCACCTCCACCACCGCCTGGTTCTACATCTCAACCAAATATCCCACCATTGATGCCTTGGATGGCTGGAAACAATCAACCACCACCACCAGGGCAAATGCCACCGACGCAAATTCCACCACCTGGAATGGGTATACCACCATGGCAGCAAGGACAACAGGGGCCAATGCGCCCACCTCCACCTGGAACTGCTCCCCCTCCAGGTTTTCCAGGATGGCAACCGCAACAGATGGGTGGATGGCCACCAGCAGCTCCAGTTCCTCCTCCACCTCAACAACAAACACCAGCTCCCCCTGGCATTGATCTCAACACTTTACCTACGTTATTGGCACAACCACCTCCTCCACCTCCACCAACTAGTTAG